A region of the Bacteroidota bacterium genome:
GAAATATAATTACATTGAACATGCAGGATTATACAGCCGGAATTTATTTTGTGGAAGTAAGTGATGGAGAAAAAACATATAAAACTAAAATTGTAAAAAAATAATAATCAAAAAGGTCCGCAATTTGCGGACCTTTTTATTTTAAGCTTTATTATTAATGTTGGATAATTAATTTTTCAGAGAGAATTTCCCCTGCATTATTTATTTGAACAAAATAAATACCTGATTCCCAGTTTTTAATATTTAGTTGAAGGTTTTCAGATTCAATATTATTTTGGTTGAAAATTATTTTACCCTGAATATCAAATATCACTACATCATGCGCACCTTCAGCTTCAAACTGAATGGTAACTTGTTCTGCAGCCGGATTAGGGAAAACAATAAGATTAGCTGACTCTGTCGTATTAAAATCTTCACGACAAACTAAAGTTGTAAACTCCTGCAGTGGCGACCATGCTGAAACCACATCGGTGCCAACGGTATCACAAATACTTCTGATTTGCCAAACATAATTTTTGCTGCATTGTAAACTTTTTAAATTAAGTTTATTGTTTGCGCCCGGAACAATTTTTTTCTTCCATGTTGCAGCTGTGGCTTTTTTATACCATACTTCATATTGCATTGCACCAGGTTCAATGGTCCAGTTTAAACGAGCCTTTGTTGTTGTAATATTATTGGTAAATAAACCTGTAGGTGTTTCGCAGGTAATAATCGGGTCCTGAATAAAGTGTGCTATGGAAAGGCCGCCAACCATATAAATACTATAGTCGTTACCAAAATCAAAATCATTATTATAACCACTAGACGCTAATGCAATCCAATCGTTTGTACCATCTGCATTTACTTTTGTTACAGCTTGTTGAAATAATGTACCTGCTGCGAAATAAATATTATTTGCAATATCCATTTTCATGATATTGTGTAATAACAAATTATATAATGGGCCGTCGGCATCTAAATTTTGCCATAATACAGTTCCTGCAGCATCATATTTTATCATTGCTACACCGGTAGTGCCAACACCCGGATATCCTGCAACTACAGGAAAATTATCATTTCCCACTTCAACCTTTGTTGCGGTAATATCATTGTTGGCAGTCCAAATTGTTGTTCCGGTTGTAGATAATTTAGTTATAATACTTCCCTGAACGCCAACTACAACATACTCACCATTAATAATATAAGTATTACCCGAAGCATCACCGGCTGCATCTCCAATAGTTAAACTTAAAACACCGCCTAAACTCCAGATTTCATTACCATCTAAATCAATTTTTGCATAACCATTAACACTACCAACTATGCCGCGACCTGAAATTAAT
Encoded here:
- a CDS encoding T9SS type A sorting domain-containing protein: MKKILLLLLALPIFVHAQVTLDWQQFTGGLSLTTDNIDNVYTISWDYNPAGDIYLTKHDAAGNFIWTVSYDNTDNTRHEVATWVETDNDNNIIVTGTIRSGFASPVDAASVIMKFNAAGSLLWRNVYETTFDGSSTKKCLIDASNNIYVLGMGSGPSGYVTKVKKFSPAGAELWDYFDADGIGAAMNFKFTPDNKLLISGRGIVGSVNGYAKIDLDGNEIWSLGGVLSLTIGDAAGDASGNTYIINGEYVVVGVQGSIITKLSTTGTTIWTANNDITATKVEVGNDNFPVVAGYPGVGTTGVAMIKYDAAGTVLWQNLDADGPLYNLLLHNIMKMDIANNIYFAAGTLFQQAVTKVNADGTNDWIALASSGYNNDFDFGNDYSIYMVGGLSIAHFIQDPIITCETPTGLFTNNITTTKARLNWTIEPGAMQYEVWYKKATAATWKKKIVPGANNKLNLKSLQCSKNYVWQIRSICDTVGTDVVSAWSPLQEFTTLVCREDFNTTESANLIVFPNPAAEQVTIQFEAEGAHDVVIFDIQGKIIFNQNNIESENLQLNIKNWESGIYFVQINNAGEILSEKLIIQH